In one window of Candidatus Angelobacter sp. DNA:
- a CDS encoding alpha/beta fold hydrolase, translating into MKSLPAKFTGLLSLLVTFATLAQPKGRSDPAGYWEGAITLPTTSLGIQVELERSGAQWKGTITIPVQALRNFALTNVIVRDADVSFAMPGIPGDPKFDGKLAADAKALSGDFTQGGQTFPFKLERKPAKPKSAGETPAKGVPGKGLAGVWQGSLKISITELRLVLKVAKSGDDKLTGTMDSIDQGAKDMPIETIEHKDAAVHLELKKIGGTYDGKMSEDGSEISGDWKQGGQTLPLIFKRLEKAPEFGRPQEPKKPYPYREQEVEFENKNAGIKLAGTLTLPRGRGPFPAVMLITGSGAQDRDEAIMGHRPFFVLADHLTRQGIAVLRVDDRGVGKSTGDFSKATTKDFVEDALAGVGFLKQHGEVDAKRIGLVGHSEGGIVAPLAAVKSRDVSFIVLMAGVGVPMEKLLVRQAADIARVMGAQESVIARSRDTQTKMFQIIREEAEPAAAEKRIRALISDQLSDLTDDQKKALGLSEAMIEGQIKMANSPWFRWLLAYDPKPALIKVKCPVLAIDGEKDIQVAAKENLEAIRAALEAGENKDFEVVELPGLNHLFQTCQTGAVAEYGQIEETIAPVALETMSKWILKHVGK; encoded by the coding sequence CACCGGCCTGCTTTCCCTGCTCGTTACCTTCGCCACCCTGGCGCAACCAAAGGGCCGGTCCGATCCGGCCGGTTACTGGGAAGGCGCGATTACCCTCCCGACGACGTCGCTGGGCATTCAGGTGGAACTCGAACGAAGCGGCGCTCAGTGGAAAGGGACCATCACGATTCCCGTGCAGGCCTTACGAAATTTCGCCCTCACGAACGTCATCGTGCGCGACGCCGACGTATCGTTTGCGATGCCCGGGATCCCCGGTGATCCGAAGTTCGACGGCAAACTTGCCGCGGACGCGAAGGCCCTTTCCGGCGATTTCACGCAAGGAGGACAGACGTTCCCCTTCAAACTCGAACGCAAACCCGCCAAACCGAAATCAGCCGGGGAAACGCCCGCCAAAGGCGTGCCGGGCAAAGGGCTGGCCGGCGTCTGGCAGGGTTCACTCAAAATCAGCATCACAGAATTACGGCTGGTTCTTAAGGTCGCAAAATCGGGCGATGACAAACTCACCGGCACAATGGACAGCATCGATCAGGGCGCGAAGGACATGCCCATCGAAACCATCGAGCACAAGGACGCCGCCGTGCATCTGGAGCTGAAAAAGATTGGCGGGACTTATGACGGCAAAATGAGCGAGGACGGCTCGGAGATTTCCGGCGATTGGAAGCAGGGCGGACAGACGTTGCCGCTCATTTTCAAGCGGCTGGAAAAAGCACCGGAGTTTGGCCGGCCGCAGGAACCGAAGAAACCCTACCCTTACCGCGAACAGGAGGTTGAATTCGAGAACAAGAACGCCGGAATCAAGCTCGCAGGCACGTTGACGCTGCCGCGTGGTCGCGGACCATTTCCTGCCGTGATGCTGATCACCGGCTCGGGCGCCCAGGATCGTGATGAGGCGATCATGGGGCACCGGCCTTTTTTCGTTCTCGCCGACCATTTGACGCGCCAGGGAATCGCCGTGCTCCGGGTGGATGACCGGGGCGTGGGCAAATCCACCGGGGATTTCTCCAAAGCAACGACGAAGGATTTCGTCGAAGACGCGCTCGCTGGGGTCGGGTTTCTCAAACAGCACGGCGAGGTGGATGCGAAACGAATCGGGCTGGTCGGCCACAGCGAAGGCGGCATCGTCGCGCCCCTGGCGGCGGTCAAGTCCCGCGACGTGTCGTTTATCGTTCTCATGGCAGGGGTTGGCGTGCCCATGGAGAAACTGCTCGTGCGCCAGGCCGCCGACATCGCGCGCGTAATGGGCGCCCAGGAATCCGTGATCGCCAGGAGCAGAGACACGCAGACGAAAATGTTTCAGATCATTCGCGAAGAAGCCGAACCGGCCGCGGCAGAAAAGAGAATTCGCGCGCTCATTTCCGACCAGTTGTCCGATCTTACCGACGACCAGAAGAAGGCGCTTGGTTTGAGCGAGGCGATGATCGAAGGGCAGATCAAAATGGCCAACAGCCCGTGGTTTCGCTGGCTGCTGGCATACGATCCCAAACCCGCGTTGATCAAAGTGAAATGCCCGGTGCTGGCCATTGACGGCGAGAAAGACATCCAGGTGGCGGCGAAAGAAAACCTCGAGGCCATCCGCGCGGCGCTCGAAGCCGGAGAAAACAAAGATTTCGAAGTCGTCGAATTGCCGGGACTGAACCATCTGTTTCAA